One window from the genome of Scatophagus argus isolate fScaArg1 chromosome 13, fScaArg1.pri, whole genome shotgun sequence encodes:
- the zzz3 gene encoding ZZ-type zinc finger-containing protein 3 isoform X1 → MRDSHRYVYQHHSVDFFVASRPRGSVELQVSNRDEQSDTTVHILLQRREHQDEETVGTRRSMAASRSSRVTRSSVGLNGLDENFCGRTLRNRSIAQPEETSVPPLPRARSPKKKQESKQESKQESKQESKQDAKQESKQDTKQEAKQDIKQESKQDVKQESKQDAKQDTKWDTKHDTKHDAKEDTQQDGQQQASLQGRTTDSNVSPVEAEQWTGSRKRSVSCLEKDISPEKSENCDRGNGPREPCPQIKRAKRCSRSGESQGHEEDPELLKSESPVPEPSKDNSCEEFPSQNSAKTAPASPVLSKEEGGLTGGAAEHGHVECEGAAQSPNAHKASNGLRENRAEEPSTLTEEPSASPTSASNSPSLLNGSQTGAPSSPDPAVPCRNSVPVQMEVSGSGESPASSEPTFEAVPEDPVPELILAKEQEVEEVEVDVVGDPLCLAYEEQVMESENDTNGQLPTPVQEAAASTSSTVTNMNSSPIHNNSNSGETTPPLVTTPSPTESGCNPSISSTSPSFTELYEHRYTLRTSPRRAATGGKAASSSSSSSKLSSPPRDNGPLREEGEVVVGMEEECPMVEESAPSDSVGPSSEEPVSVDPRDKTGDEEGVPVEHKEPEGSKEPSQSQAAEEEEEEEPDVYYFESDHLALKHNKDYQRLLQTIGVLEAQRTQAILDLETLARHQKEALADPISFVEQLQKRVNLGLPCPQRVVQLPDIAWEQYTSGLGDFEREFCDKKRKTRQLKLIFDKGLPDRPKSPVEPKKEGETSTMYSSLPTSDAPENGRQAQMIRGRICHPNKPDTFNQLWTVEEQKKLEQLLVKFPPEEVESRRWQKIADELGNRTAKQVASRVQKYFIKLTKAGIPVPGRTPNLCMYTKKSSSKRQHHLNKHLYRPSTFLTSYEPPVYMDEDDERSAYYGSVPDPSADDSDEESIPVELRNLPEYKELLELKRLKKQTLHDIQEDKAGVRHVGYKCDVCGMEPIQGVRFHCQDCPQDNSVDFCSNCSDCLFKTETHKPNHHLEPVHQPETFLDRDYCLPQSSGYNYLDPNYFPANR, encoded by the exons ATGCGCGATTCTCATCGGTATGTATACCAACACCACTCCGtggatttttttgttgccaGTAGGCCCCGTGGAAGTGTTGAACTGCAGGTCAGCAACAGAGATGAACAGTCCGACACGACG GTGCACAttctgctgcagaggagagagcaCCAGGATGAGGAGACTGTAGGCACCCGCCGTAGTATGGCCGCGTCCCGTTCCTCACGCGTCACAAGGTCGTCAGTGGGGCTCAATGGATTGGATGAGAACTTTTGTGGTCGAACCCTCAGGAATCGCAGCATTGCCCAGCCGGAGGAGACCTCAGTGCCTCCGCTACCAAGGGCCCGCTCCCCTAAGAAGAAGCAGGAGTCCAAGCAGGAGTCCAAGCAGGAGTCCAAGCAGGAGTCCAAGCAGGACGCCAAGCAGGAGTCGAAGCAGGACACCAAACAGGAGGCGAAGCAGGACATTAAGCAGGAGTCCAAGCAGGATGTTAAGCAGGAGTCAAAGCAGGATGCTAAACAGGACACAAAATGGGACACCAAGCATGACACAAAGCACGATGCCAAGGAGGACACTCAGCAAGATGGCCAGCAGCAGGCCTCATTGCAGGGAAGGACAACTGACTCAAATGTTTCTCCAGTTGAGGCGGAGCAATGGACTGGCTCCAGAAAGCGGAGTGTGTCCTGTTTAGAAAAAGACATTAGTCCTGAGAAGTCTGAGAACTGTGATAGAGGGAATGGGCCGCGAGAACCCTGCCCTCAAATTAAAAGGGCCAAGCGATGCTCCCGCTCTGGAGAGTCTCAGGGTCACGAGGAGGATCCTGAGCTTTTGAAATCTGAAAGTCCAGTCCCAGAGCCTAGCAAGGACAACAGTTGTGAAGAATTTCCCAGCCAAAATTCTGCTAAAACAGCTCCTGCCTCACCTGTCCTCAGTAAAGAGGAAGGTGGGTTGACAGGGGGTGCGGCAGAGCATGGTCATGTGGAGTGTGAAGGGGCTGCTCAATCCCCAAATGCTCACAAGGCCTCTAATGGACTCAGAGAAAATAGAGCAGAGGAACCTAGCACACTTACTGAAGAGCCTAGTGCAAGTCCCACCTCTGCCTCCAACTCCCCGTCGCTGCTCAACGGTAGTCAGACGGGGGCTCCCTCATCCCCTGACCCTGCTGTGCCTTGTAGAAACTCTGTCCCTGTGCAGATGGAGGTCTCTGGCTCAGGGGAATCACCAGCCTCGTCTGAGCCGACATTTGAGGCTGTTCCAGAGGATCCTGTTCCTGAGTTAATCTTGGCCAAGGAACAGGAGGtagaggaggtggaggttgaCGTGGTGGGTGACCCGTTGTGTCTGGCCTACGAGGAGCAGGTGATGGAGAGTGAGAACGACACCAACGGCCAGCTGCCAACGCCGGTGCAGGAAgctgctgcctccacctcctccactgtcACCAACATGAACAGTAGTCCAatccacaacaacagcaactcaGGAGAAACTACACCCCCACTAGTAACAACCCCCTCCCCCACAGAGTCCGGGTGCAACCCCTCAATTTCCAGCACGTCCCCCTCTTTCACAGAGCTCTACGAACACAGATACACCCTGCGGACTTCACCCAGGAGGGCTGCCACTGGTGGCAaagctgcctcctcctcctcctcctcctccaaactCAGCTCTCCCCCCAGAGACAATGGTCCTTtgagggaagagggggaggtggtggttGGGATGGAGGAGGAATGCCCTATGGTGGAGGAATCTGCTCCTTCAGACTCTGTTGGCCCCTCCAGTGAGGAGCCAGTCTCCGTGGATCCCAGGGACAAGACAGGTGACGAGGAAGGTGTGCCTGTGGAGCACAAAGAGCCTGAAGGAAGCAAGGAGCCTTCACAGAGccaggctgcagaggaggaagaggaggaggagccagaTGTGTATTACTTTGAGTCGGACCACCTGGCTcttaaacacaacaaaga TTATCAGAGGCTGCTGCAGACCATTGGAGTTCTCGAGGCCCAGCGCACGCAGGCCATCCTGGACCTGGAGACGCTAGCGCGGCACCAGAAGGAGGCGCTCGCCGATCCAATCAGCTTtgtggagcagctgcagaaacgG GTGAATTTGGGCTTGCCGTGTCCTCAGCGAGTGGTCCAGCTCCCTGACATCGCATGGGAGCAGTACACCTCAGGCCTCGGAGACTTTGAGAGAGAGTTCTGTGACAAGAAACGCAAAACCAGGCAGCTAAAGCTGATCTTCGACAAAg gTTTGCCCGATCGACCAAAAAGTCCCGTCGAGCCCAAGAAGGAAGGCGAGACCTCCACCATGTACTCCTCTCTGCCCACTAGTGACGCTCCAGAGAACGGCAGGCAAGCACAG ATGATCAGGGGGAGGATTTGTCACCCAAACAAGCCTGACACATTTAACCAGTTGTGGACTGTGGAGGAACAG AAAAAACTGGAGCAGCTTCTTGTTAAGTTTCCTCCTGAGGAAGTCGAGTCCAGAAGATGGCAAAAGATTGCTGATGAGCTGGGCAATCGAACAGCAAAACAG GTTGCCAGTAGGGTTCAAAAGTACTTCATCAAACTGACTAAAGCTGGTATCCCTGTGCCTGGAAGGACACCCAACCTGTGCATGTACACTAAAAAG TCATCCAGCAAGAGGCAGCACCACCTTAACAAGCACTTGTACCGGCCATCTACTTTCCTAACCTCCTATGAGCCTCCGGTCTACATGGACGAAGACGATGAGCGCTCGGCGTATTACGGCAGCGTGCCGGACCCCTCTGCTGATGACTCG GATGAGGAGTCTATACCTGTGGAGTTGAGAAATTTGCCGGAGTACAAAGAGCTTTTAGAGCTGAAGCGACTGAAAAAACAGACGCTCCACGACATCCAAGAGGACAAGGCTGGTGTGCGGCACGTTGGCTACAAG TGTGACGTCTGCGGTATGGAGCCCATCCAGGGAGTGCGGTTTCACTGTCAGGACTGTCCGCAGGACAACTCGGTCGATTTCTGCTCCAACTGCTCCGACTG CTTGTTCAAGACAGAAACCCACAAGCCTAACCACCACTTGGAGCCCGTGCACCAGCCAGAGACCTTCCTGGACCGGGACTACTGCCTGCCGCAGAGCTCAGGCTACAACTACCTGGACCCTAACTACTTTCCAGCCAACAGATGA
- the zzz3 gene encoding ZZ-type zinc finger-containing protein 3 isoform X2 produces MAASRSSRVTRSSVGLNGLDENFCGRTLRNRSIAQPEETSVPPLPRARSPKKKQESKQESKQESKQESKQDAKQESKQDTKQEAKQDIKQESKQDVKQESKQDAKQDTKWDTKHDTKHDAKEDTQQDGQQQASLQGRTTDSNVSPVEAEQWTGSRKRSVSCLEKDISPEKSENCDRGNGPREPCPQIKRAKRCSRSGESQGHEEDPELLKSESPVPEPSKDNSCEEFPSQNSAKTAPASPVLSKEEGGLTGGAAEHGHVECEGAAQSPNAHKASNGLRENRAEEPSTLTEEPSASPTSASNSPSLLNGSQTGAPSSPDPAVPCRNSVPVQMEVSGSGESPASSEPTFEAVPEDPVPELILAKEQEVEEVEVDVVGDPLCLAYEEQVMESENDTNGQLPTPVQEAAASTSSTVTNMNSSPIHNNSNSGETTPPLVTTPSPTESGCNPSISSTSPSFTELYEHRYTLRTSPRRAATGGKAASSSSSSSKLSSPPRDNGPLREEGEVVVGMEEECPMVEESAPSDSVGPSSEEPVSVDPRDKTGDEEGVPVEHKEPEGSKEPSQSQAAEEEEEEEPDVYYFESDHLALKHNKDYQRLLQTIGVLEAQRTQAILDLETLARHQKEALADPISFVEQLQKRVNLGLPCPQRVVQLPDIAWEQYTSGLGDFEREFCDKKRKTRQLKLIFDKGLPDRPKSPVEPKKEGETSTMYSSLPTSDAPENGRQAQMIRGRICHPNKPDTFNQLWTVEEQKKLEQLLVKFPPEEVESRRWQKIADELGNRTAKQVASRVQKYFIKLTKAGIPVPGRTPNLCMYTKKSSSKRQHHLNKHLYRPSTFLTSYEPPVYMDEDDERSAYYGSVPDPSADDSDEESIPVELRNLPEYKELLELKRLKKQTLHDIQEDKAGVRHVGYKCDVCGMEPIQGVRFHCQDCPQDNSVDFCSNCSDCLFKTETHKPNHHLEPVHQPETFLDRDYCLPQSSGYNYLDPNYFPANR; encoded by the exons ATGGCCGCGTCCCGTTCCTCACGCGTCACAAGGTCGTCAGTGGGGCTCAATGGATTGGATGAGAACTTTTGTGGTCGAACCCTCAGGAATCGCAGCATTGCCCAGCCGGAGGAGACCTCAGTGCCTCCGCTACCAAGGGCCCGCTCCCCTAAGAAGAAGCAGGAGTCCAAGCAGGAGTCCAAGCAGGAGTCCAAGCAGGAGTCCAAGCAGGACGCCAAGCAGGAGTCGAAGCAGGACACCAAACAGGAGGCGAAGCAGGACATTAAGCAGGAGTCCAAGCAGGATGTTAAGCAGGAGTCAAAGCAGGATGCTAAACAGGACACAAAATGGGACACCAAGCATGACACAAAGCACGATGCCAAGGAGGACACTCAGCAAGATGGCCAGCAGCAGGCCTCATTGCAGGGAAGGACAACTGACTCAAATGTTTCTCCAGTTGAGGCGGAGCAATGGACTGGCTCCAGAAAGCGGAGTGTGTCCTGTTTAGAAAAAGACATTAGTCCTGAGAAGTCTGAGAACTGTGATAGAGGGAATGGGCCGCGAGAACCCTGCCCTCAAATTAAAAGGGCCAAGCGATGCTCCCGCTCTGGAGAGTCTCAGGGTCACGAGGAGGATCCTGAGCTTTTGAAATCTGAAAGTCCAGTCCCAGAGCCTAGCAAGGACAACAGTTGTGAAGAATTTCCCAGCCAAAATTCTGCTAAAACAGCTCCTGCCTCACCTGTCCTCAGTAAAGAGGAAGGTGGGTTGACAGGGGGTGCGGCAGAGCATGGTCATGTGGAGTGTGAAGGGGCTGCTCAATCCCCAAATGCTCACAAGGCCTCTAATGGACTCAGAGAAAATAGAGCAGAGGAACCTAGCACACTTACTGAAGAGCCTAGTGCAAGTCCCACCTCTGCCTCCAACTCCCCGTCGCTGCTCAACGGTAGTCAGACGGGGGCTCCCTCATCCCCTGACCCTGCTGTGCCTTGTAGAAACTCTGTCCCTGTGCAGATGGAGGTCTCTGGCTCAGGGGAATCACCAGCCTCGTCTGAGCCGACATTTGAGGCTGTTCCAGAGGATCCTGTTCCTGAGTTAATCTTGGCCAAGGAACAGGAGGtagaggaggtggaggttgaCGTGGTGGGTGACCCGTTGTGTCTGGCCTACGAGGAGCAGGTGATGGAGAGTGAGAACGACACCAACGGCCAGCTGCCAACGCCGGTGCAGGAAgctgctgcctccacctcctccactgtcACCAACATGAACAGTAGTCCAatccacaacaacagcaactcaGGAGAAACTACACCCCCACTAGTAACAACCCCCTCCCCCACAGAGTCCGGGTGCAACCCCTCAATTTCCAGCACGTCCCCCTCTTTCACAGAGCTCTACGAACACAGATACACCCTGCGGACTTCACCCAGGAGGGCTGCCACTGGTGGCAaagctgcctcctcctcctcctcctcctccaaactCAGCTCTCCCCCCAGAGACAATGGTCCTTtgagggaagagggggaggtggtggttGGGATGGAGGAGGAATGCCCTATGGTGGAGGAATCTGCTCCTTCAGACTCTGTTGGCCCCTCCAGTGAGGAGCCAGTCTCCGTGGATCCCAGGGACAAGACAGGTGACGAGGAAGGTGTGCCTGTGGAGCACAAAGAGCCTGAAGGAAGCAAGGAGCCTTCACAGAGccaggctgcagaggaggaagaggaggaggagccagaTGTGTATTACTTTGAGTCGGACCACCTGGCTcttaaacacaacaaaga TTATCAGAGGCTGCTGCAGACCATTGGAGTTCTCGAGGCCCAGCGCACGCAGGCCATCCTGGACCTGGAGACGCTAGCGCGGCACCAGAAGGAGGCGCTCGCCGATCCAATCAGCTTtgtggagcagctgcagaaacgG GTGAATTTGGGCTTGCCGTGTCCTCAGCGAGTGGTCCAGCTCCCTGACATCGCATGGGAGCAGTACACCTCAGGCCTCGGAGACTTTGAGAGAGAGTTCTGTGACAAGAAACGCAAAACCAGGCAGCTAAAGCTGATCTTCGACAAAg gTTTGCCCGATCGACCAAAAAGTCCCGTCGAGCCCAAGAAGGAAGGCGAGACCTCCACCATGTACTCCTCTCTGCCCACTAGTGACGCTCCAGAGAACGGCAGGCAAGCACAG ATGATCAGGGGGAGGATTTGTCACCCAAACAAGCCTGACACATTTAACCAGTTGTGGACTGTGGAGGAACAG AAAAAACTGGAGCAGCTTCTTGTTAAGTTTCCTCCTGAGGAAGTCGAGTCCAGAAGATGGCAAAAGATTGCTGATGAGCTGGGCAATCGAACAGCAAAACAG GTTGCCAGTAGGGTTCAAAAGTACTTCATCAAACTGACTAAAGCTGGTATCCCTGTGCCTGGAAGGACACCCAACCTGTGCATGTACACTAAAAAG TCATCCAGCAAGAGGCAGCACCACCTTAACAAGCACTTGTACCGGCCATCTACTTTCCTAACCTCCTATGAGCCTCCGGTCTACATGGACGAAGACGATGAGCGCTCGGCGTATTACGGCAGCGTGCCGGACCCCTCTGCTGATGACTCG GATGAGGAGTCTATACCTGTGGAGTTGAGAAATTTGCCGGAGTACAAAGAGCTTTTAGAGCTGAAGCGACTGAAAAAACAGACGCTCCACGACATCCAAGAGGACAAGGCTGGTGTGCGGCACGTTGGCTACAAG TGTGACGTCTGCGGTATGGAGCCCATCCAGGGAGTGCGGTTTCACTGTCAGGACTGTCCGCAGGACAACTCGGTCGATTTCTGCTCCAACTGCTCCGACTG CTTGTTCAAGACAGAAACCCACAAGCCTAACCACCACTTGGAGCCCGTGCACCAGCCAGAGACCTTCCTGGACCGGGACTACTGCCTGCCGCAGAGCTCAGGCTACAACTACCTGGACCCTAACTACTTTCCAGCCAACAGATGA